A genome region from Neoarius graeffei isolate fNeoGra1 chromosome 21, fNeoGra1.pri, whole genome shotgun sequence includes the following:
- the LOC132870086 gene encoding shaker-related potassium channel tsha2-like, with protein MTVVPGENLDETVALAALCHDAYEAERADQECCERVVINISGLRFETQLKTLAQFPSTLLGDPRKRMRFFDPLRNEYFFDRNRPSFDAILYYYQSGGRLRRPVNVPVDIFMEEIKFYELGEDVIENFKEDEGFIKEEERPLPDNEFQRQVWLLFEYPESSGPARGIAIVSVLVILISIVIFCLETLPEFREDARSYDEHLMLNGTTSMKKPNPFTDPFFIVETLCIIWFSFELVVRFLACPSKAAFFKNIMNTIDVVAIMPYFITLGLELAEHQGNGQQAMSLAILRVIRLVRVFRIFKLSRHSKGLQILGKTLQASMRELGLLIFFLFIGVILFSSAVYFAETDDPDSGFSSIPDAFWWAVVSMTTVGYGDMCPVTIGGKIVGSLCAIAGVLTIALPVPVIVSNFNYFYHRETEHEEQLQYTHVTCGQQPQQQQPGYGDFGRSESKPSLSKSDYLEPEDADSIKYTNCSPHKSYTWKLTDV; from the coding sequence ATGACCGTGGTGCCCGGGGAGAACCTGGACGAGACCGTGGCCTTGGCCGCCCTCTGTCACGACGCTTACGAGGCCGAGAGAGCGGATCAGGAGTGCTGCGAGCGCGTGGTCATCAACATCTCAGGCCTGCGCTTCGAGACGCAGCTCAAGACTCTCGCGCAGTTCCCAAGCACTCTGCTCGGAGACCCGAGGAAACGGATGCGCTTTTTCGACCCGCTCAGGAATGAATACTTCTTCGACCGCAACCGGCCGAGCTTTGACGCCATCCTGTACTACTACCAGTCGGGTGGGAGACTCCGAAGACCGGTCAACGTGCCCGTGGACATCTTCATGGAGGAGATCAAGTTTTACGAGCTCGGCGAAGACGTGATTGAGAATTTCAAAGAAGACGAGGGGTTCATTAAAGAAGAGGAGCGCCCGTTACCGGACAACGAGTTCCAGCGACAAGTCTGGCTCTTGTTTGAATATCCGGAGAGCTCAGGACCCGCCAGAGGGATCGCGATCGTCTCCGTGCTCGTGATTTTGATCTCCATAGTCATCTTTTGCCTGGAGACGTTGCCAGAGTTCCGGGAGGACGCCAGGTCATACGACGAGCACCTCATGCTGAACGGCACAACGAGCATGAAGAAGCCGAATCCGTTCACGGATCCGTTTTTCATCGTGGAGACGCTGTGCATCATTTGGTTCTCCTTCGAGCTGGTTGTGCGCTTTTTGGCGTGCCCAAGCAAGGCGGCGTTTTTCAAAAACATAATGAACACTATCGATGTGGTGGCAATAATGCCGTACTTCATCACGCTCGGTCTTGAGCTTGCCGAGCACCAAGGCAACGGGCAGCAGGCCATGTCACTGGCCATCCTGCGTGTTATCCGGCTCGTGCGCGTGTTCCGCATCTTTAAGCTCTCGCGCCACTCCAAAGGCCTTCAGATCTTAGGCAAGACACTACAGGCGAGCATGCGCGAGCTCGGCCTTTTGATCTTCTTCCTTTTCATTGGTGTCATCCTCTTTTCCAGTGCAGTGTACTTCGCTGAGACGGACGACCCCGACTCAGGCTTCAGCAGCATCCCGGACGCCTTCTGGTGGGCTGTGGTCTCCATGACCACCGTGGGTTATGGAGATATGTGCCCCGTGACCATCGGAGGCAAGATCGTAGGCTCGCTGTGCGCCATCGCCGGTGTGCTCACCATTGCACTGCCTGTACCCGTGATCGTGTCCAACTTTAACTACTTCTACCACCGAGAGACAGAGCACGAGGAGCAGCTGCAGTACACACACGTGACATGTGGTCAGCAGCCCCAGCAGCAGCAGCCTGGATATGGCGATTTCGGCAGGAGCGAGAGCAAGCCTTCCCTCTCCAAATCGGACTATCTGGAGCCGGAAGACGCGGACTCAATCAAGTACACAAACTGCAGCCCCCATAAATCCTACACGTGGAAACTCACAGATGTATGA